One genomic window of Dehalococcoidia bacterium includes the following:
- a CDS encoding type II toxin-antitoxin system HicB family antitoxin, with translation MHNEFTAIIEEDDGWFIAYCPEIPGANGLGRTIEECRRSLAEAINLILQDRRDDALRGVPEEAIRETVVLK, from the coding sequence ATGCATAATGAGTTTACCGCGATCATTGAAGAGGACGACGGATGGTTCATCGCCTATTGTCCGGAGATACCCGGCGCCAACGGCCTAGGCAGAACCATCGAGGAATGCCGCCGGAGCCTGGCAGAAGCAATCAACCTGATTCTGCAAGACCGGCGGGATGATGCCCTGCGCGGAGTGCCGGAAGAGGCCATCCGCGAGACGGTTGTCCTGAAGTGA
- a CDS encoding type II toxin-antitoxin system HicA family toxin, translating into MKRNTLLKHLRKHGCYLKREGGSHSLWSNPNTGEVEAVPRHSEIPNKLARKICKGLSVPEIG; encoded by the coding sequence GTGAAACGCAACACCCTCTTGAAGCACCTGCGCAAGCACGGCTGCTACCTCAAGCGGGAGGGCGGCAGCCATTCCCTGTGGTCCAACCCCAATACCGGCGAGGTGGAAGCCGTTCCTCGTCACTCCGAGATTCCCAACAAGCTGGCCCGGAAGATTTGCAAGGGCCTCTCCGTTCCCGAAATCGGCTAA
- a CDS encoding type II toxin-antitoxin system HicB family antitoxin: MHRFLVVVERAEGNYSAYSPDLPGCIATGNTQEEAEQNMHEAIKLHVQGLIEDGLPIPKAESSAEYIAIH, encoded by the coding sequence ATGCATCGCTTTCTAGTGGTAGTCGAGAGAGCCGAGGGCAACTATTCGGCATACTCGCCGGACCTTCCCGGCTGCATCGCCACCGGCAACACTCAGGAGGAGGCAGAACAGAACATGCATGAGGCCATTAAATTGCATGTGCAAGGTCTTATCGAAGACGGTTTGCCCATTCCCAAGGCAGAGTCCTCCGCTGAATACATTGCCATCCACTAA